CACCAAGCTCCGTGGCTTTTTCGATGGCCCATTCCATGTGGTCGAATTTGAAGACCGCCAGCAAGAGATGAAGCGGGAGAGCGGTGTCTGATTCGAGTTCTTCGTGAAGTGTGAAGATGACCTCTGCGGGAGAGACGCTGGTGATCTCTGCACGATGGAGAAAGCCTCCAGCGACCACGTCGTAAATCTGTCCGGGGGCAGCACGAAGGACGCGGGCAAGATGCTCGGCCTGTTCTCCTGCAAGTGTGGCGGTGGTCGTGGTCCAGCGGTCAGCGATCCAGCGGCGGCGGGTCATTCTTCTCCTGTTGGCTGATTATCCTCGTTGGAAGACGAGCTGTTTCCAAACGGGATCGTAACGGAGACGGGGCCCTGGTGGTAGAGGACAACATGAATCGTCGCGGATCGGCGATGTTCCCACACGTCCTTGGTCACAGGAAAGTGGAGAACCACGAGCCCTTCGACGGCCTTGCCGGATTCAACTAGTGTCTCCCGCAGCAAAAGAGGATCTTTGGCGAGGGGCCGAATGGCGGGGAAAGCTGTGTAGAGATTCTCGAGGTCTTGTTTCTGAACGGCGCTTACCTGAATACGCTCGCCTTCAGGAGTCACGAGCGTGGCGCGGAGGTCCTTGACGAAGAGCGGAAGATTGAGGCGATCTTCGATCCGTAGCGTTGTCAGAACATAGAGATCGTCCTGGGCCTGGTTGCGACCTACCAGGATGGAATCACCTTTGAAGTCGGTGTGGGTAGGGTAAGCGACGGTGCGGAGGACGGTTAGTTTGGCTGTGCTGTGCGGAGTGTAGCGAAGGACGAGTGCCAGCGCTATACCGAGGACCAAGAAGGCTATCAATACAGGAGCCAACAGGTTACGGCGACCGGGTTGGGCAAACTTCAGCTCGGACACTTTGCACAAGGATAGCAAACAGCATTTTGTATAACGATATTTTTTCTTGAGCGCTTATTCCTCTTGAACGGTATACCGATTGTTACAAAATCCATGGGAGGAGGACTAGGCCGGTTCTTTATAGACGACGTACTCCTCAAGCAGGACGGCGATCAGCGCAGCGGTGGGGACCGCGACCAGGGCACCTACAATGCCTGCCAGTGCCGTTCCACAGATTAGAGAGATGAGTACTGTGAGGCCGGAAAGCTGGACGCTACTGCTCATGATGCGTGGGATCAGGTAGGCATTTTCGACATTGATATAGCACAGATAGAAGATGACCACCCCGAAGAGCTTGGTCCATGAGTCGAATGCGGCGACGATGGCCGAGAGCGTGATGGTAAAGACTCCGCCGGCAATGGGAATGATGTTGAACAATCCCATGAGGAAGCCGAGGAGAAGGAAGTAGCGGACGTGCAGGATGGCAAAGACGATCGTTGAGCAGACTCCGAGGATCAGCATCAGGAGTCCCTGGCCAAGTAGCCAATTGCTGATCTTCTGGTCGGCCCGTTCGAGCGTGGCCCCGAGACGCTTGCGATGAACTGGCGGGAACAGCGAGAGGACGAAGTGGTAGGCAATGTCTCCTTCAAACATGAAATAGATGCAAAGGAACAACGCAGAGAGAATGTCGAAGAGGTGAGAAAGCCAGTTGGGGAGGGAGGCCATTAGGTAGCTGGCCGTCGTGGTCAAGGCTGCTTCCGCCCGTTTGACGATCTCATCCACGCCAAGTCTGTTCGCGATTGGCAGCTGATGGATTCGCTGCATCATTTTAGGAATGCGGGCGGGTAGATCGGCAGAGAACTGATTGAGATCGTGCAGGACCGGAGGTAGCCCGACGATAAGAAAGATTCCTACGATGAGCGCGACACTGACGATGAGAAGGAAGATGGCGGCAGGTTTAGAAGCGCGACGACCGCGAAAATCGATCCGTATGATGCGATTGACGATCGGCATCAGAACTGCAGCGAAGAGCGCGCTGACGTAGATGATGAGAATCTCTTTGGCTAGAAGCCAGGCAAGGCCAAGCAACAGCAGAATCGCAAAAGTGAAGAGAATATGCCCGCGGACGATTCGGCGGGAACGGTTCTCTTCAGGGATTGGATCGTCGGTCGGCAGCAGATTTTCTCCTTTGAAAGGTCCCGAAGATTTTGGATGCGGACAGACTACGATTTCGACGCCTTGAAGCGAAGTTGTGAGATTTGGTTCAGGCGGGTGAGGATGGCTTCCACGGTATCTTCTGGGGTAAGCTGCGAGGTATCCACAATGACCTGTGAGATACGGACATAGAGCGGACGGCGGCGATCGAATCGAAGCTGCGCTTCAGTTGGGTCTGCAAGAACCGGGCGATCGATCTCCTGCAACATGCAGCGGTCGAAGAGAGTCGGAAACGGGGCATCGAGAAAGACGCCAAGGGTATCGGGAGTTTGCTCAATCAGAAGCCGGTTCGTCAGCCCCTCGGGAGTTCCGCCTCCCAGTGCAAGGACGATATGGGACTTGCCGAGCGCCGAGGCAAGAGCCGTGGATTCAAGGCGGCGGAAGTGGGGTTCTCCATAAGCGAAGAGCTGTGGAATTGTGGCGCCGGTTCGGTTCTCCAAATGGGTATCAAGATCAAGAAACTCCCAGCCGAGGCGTGAGGCGAGCAGGCGTCCGACGGTCGATTTTCCGGCTCCCATGAAGCCGGTGAGAATGAGTCGTCGCAGAGAGGGGACAGAGGACATGGTCTCGATCTTGCGGGTGATTTCTTGAGGTCGTGCTGACATCTGATTTTCTCCAGGAACTGCCATTAAAAATGAAAACCGCGACGTTGAGGTCGCGGCTTGGGAAGATCTTCAGACTCTGAGAACGATTCAGAGGTACATGCGAAGGTTTCTCCGGCCGCGGACGCAATACCAGGAGCGGTAGCTAAATCGGCCGGTTTGAAAGCAATTCATCATGTTGGTGTAAGCATACCTATGCCGTTCCGAAGACGCAATGAAAAATTTTCGAATTATTTTTCTCCGGATTTGACGGCGTAATCCTGTCCCTCCGCCTCAATACCCTGCTGGATTCGCTTCCAGACGTTGTCGCTGGGTTCGTGGGTAGGTTGGAGAAGCTGTCGGGCCTGGTCGGCGATGTATTGAAGGTCCCGCACCAGGGCAGAGCAGTTTTCGCAGGTGGTTAGATGTTCGTGCAACGTGGGATTCTCAGTGATCCCCGCAGGGTTGGCAGCAAAGAGGTCAGGCAGCTGTTCCTGGAATTCAGCGCAAGAGAGGGAGTTGGATTTCGAATGATGGGAGGTCATAATGCCGCTTCCTTCAGGTCGGCCTGTGAGGTTGAGGTGGTTGGCTCAGGCCGGCGGAGCAGTTCCCGGAGCTTTAGGCGCGCCTTATGGAGCTGAGATTTGCTGTTTCCCGTCGAACACTCCAGCATTTGGGCGATCTCATTGTGCTCAAACCCTTCCACATCGTGAAGAACAAACACCATGCGGTATCCCGGGGGGAGGGAGGCAACGGCACGTTCCAGCGCGACGCGATCCACTGAACCGGCAAGCTGCGAGTCGCGGCTACCGAAGTCACGTTTCGGGGAGTCTTCTTCCGAAGGATTGATGGTCTCTTCCAGAGAGACAAGCTGCAATCCTTTTTTACGAAGATGCATCAACACAAGATTGACTGTGAGTCGATGTAGCCATGTGGAGAAGGCACTTTCTCCTCGGAAGCTTCCGATCTTGCGAAAGAGATGAAGAAAGGCTTCTTGCGTCATGTCTTCTGCTTCGGAGACATTGCCAAGCATGCGTAGGCAGAGCGTGTACACACGCCGCTTATGAAGCGCGTAGAGTTTTGAGAATGCTTCTGCATCGCCCGCTTTCGCGCGATCAATGGCTTCGGCTTCTCCTGCAATTGGGGGATTTCTTTTAAAGAGGCCTGGGGCGGCCTTTTGTTCTGTCATCTGCAGACCTTGAACAGACATGGCTTAACTCCGGTTGCATGAGACGTGCTCAACGTTTGTTTCGCCTGATTCCAGCCTACAGCAAAACAGGAAAGATTTTGTTGCATTGCTATTGGAGTCATCGAGGAATGAAAAGGTTGGTTCGTTCCGCACACCGCGGAAAAACGGTTTGAATAGTGAAGTTTAAGAGCCAATGAAGCGCGCATAAAGAGAGCGCGCAACAGTAATATCGGTTGTTCCCTGAACAATCGCCCGGCCGTCGGCGAAGAGTGTGAGCGTGTGTGGGCCGCGCTCGAAGCGGAGGAGGAGATCGTTGAAGCGAACCGCACCGTGAGGGGTAAGGCGATCACGCATCGCGGCGAAATCCACAGGGCGATGATGTTCGTGAATCTGGACGGAGTTTCTCCCGCAGAGCGTAATGTGTGGGCGATCTGTACCTGCCAGGTGCGTAAACTCGCGATGACCGCAGACAGTGCACTCTTTGCGGGGTCTGGCCGTCGTGATCTCAGACTGCTCTGAGCTCCATAGATCGAATGAGAGCATCGTGCGACGCATATGGTGCGCTTGACCGGTCAGAAACTTGAAAGCTTCGGTCACTTGAATTGAGGCCGCGAAATTAACTGCTGTCGCCAGGATGCCGGAGGTATCGCAAGTTTCCACAGGGCCGGAGGGTGGCTTGGGGAAGATGCAGGCGAGGCAAGCGGTCGGTTCCCACGGGAGATTCTTTGTCTCTTCGCGAGGAAGGATATTCATCGTCGCTGCGTAGGCTCCGATGGCAGCGGCATAGATCCAGGGTTTTCCTTCGCGAACAGAAAAGTCGTTGATGAGATAGCGTGTCTCAAAGTTGTCGGTAGCATCGAGAATGATCTGGCTGTCACGCAGCAGCTCGTCGATATTCCCGGGAACGAGATCGGCGATATGTGCATGAACGCGGACGTTTGAATTGAATAATGCAATCTTGCGGCGTGCGGCTTCAGCTTTAGGAAGGGCCTGGAGGGCATCTTCTTCATCAAAAAGAACCTGCCGCTGGAGGTTCGATGGCTCGACGAAGTCCCGATCAATTAGGGTCAGGGTTCCGATACCGGCACGGGCCAACAGAGAGGCAGTCGCGGCTCCTGTGGCTCCGCAGCCAACTATAGACACGTGCGCCTGGGCGAGTTTCCGCTGCCCCTCAAGCCCGATTCCGGGAAAGAGAATCTGGCGGGAGTAGCGTTCCTGGTCGTCAATAGCAAAGGGGGCGCTGGTCACGGGACGTGGGAAAACGGAATCAGGTGTTAGGGGATGCATAAACCAGCTTTCGCTATCCCGAAGGATGCTCCTGTTTCGTAGTATAGGGAATGCGTAGCGTTATGGGAAAACGGCACTTTCGTGTGCCGCAGCATCCAAGAAAGCGCAAGACGTTGCGCTGTGGGCTAGTCTTGCAATGCGAATGAGTTGCGATGTTTGGGTGATGGGACGGAGAACGAAGGAAAGGTGTCTTTTTGGGTCAGCAGGGAAGAGGTCGAATTCCGGCAAGGAGTAGCGGAGGAACGTTGAAGCGTGCATTCGTGAGCTTGCTTTGGATGGCCCTGGTCTCGTATTGCATGGCACAGACGCCTGATACGACATCGACTCCTGCTCCGTTGACGTCTGCAGAGAATCCGCCCGTGCCGGGCAGAGGAGAACCAACGCTCTCACCTGAGACGCCGCAGGCTGCTGATACGCAGACCTCTCAGCAGCAGAATGACCAGGCTCCGCTTGTTTCAGCCGGACCAGGGCTTTCAACTTCTGTATGGGAATGGAAAGGGCTGCTTGTTCAGAAGATTGAGTTCAATGGGGTAACGTTTGAACCGAGTGATACTCTTCCGCGAGAGCTCCCTCAGCATGCAGGAGAACCGTTAGATCCGGAGAAGGTTCGAGAAAGTACTCGAAAACTCTTTAACAGCGGACGTTATCGGGATCTTACGGTTCGTGCTGTCAAGGAAGGGGGCGGAATGGCGCTCATCTTTGACGGTGTCCCGCGGTATTACGTTGGGCGAGTGACGATTTCTGGCGTGAAGAACGATCGCCTGAGTTCATTGCTGGAATATGCAACGAAGTTGAGTCCTGGGA
This portion of the Edaphobacter sp. 4G125 genome encodes:
- a CDS encoding AI-2E family transporter — translated: MVVCPHPKSSGPFKGENLLPTDDPIPEENRSRRIVRGHILFTFAILLLLGLAWLLAKEILIIYVSALFAAVLMPIVNRIIRIDFRGRRASKPAAIFLLIVSVALIVGIFLIVGLPPVLHDLNQFSADLPARIPKMMQRIHQLPIANRLGVDEIVKRAEAALTTTASYLMASLPNWLSHLFDILSALFLCIYFMFEGDIAYHFVLSLFPPVHRKRLGATLERADQKISNWLLGQGLLMLILGVCSTIVFAILHVRYFLLLGFLMGLFNIIPIAGGVFTITLSAIVAAFDSWTKLFGVVIFYLCYINVENAYLIPRIMSSSVQLSGLTVLISLICGTALAGIVGALVAVPTAALIAVLLEEYVVYKEPA
- a CDS encoding shikimate kinase encodes the protein MSARPQEITRKIETMSSVPSLRRLILTGFMGAGKSTVGRLLASRLGWEFLDLDTHLENRTGATIPQLFAYGEPHFRRLESTALASALGKSHIVLALGGGTPEGLTNRLLIEQTPDTLGVFLDAPFPTLFDRCMLQEIDRPVLADPTEAQLRFDRRRPLYVRISQVIVDTSQLTPEDTVEAILTRLNQISQLRFKASKS
- a CDS encoding anti-sigma factor, whose protein sequence is MTSHHSKSNSLSCAEFQEQLPDLFAANPAGITENPTLHEHLTTCENCSALVRDLQYIADQARQLLQPTHEPSDNVWKRIQQGIEAEGQDYAVKSGEK
- a CDS encoding RNA polymerase sigma factor, with amino-acid sequence MSVQGLQMTEQKAAPGLFKRNPPIAGEAEAIDRAKAGDAEAFSKLYALHKRRVYTLCLRMLGNVSEAEDMTQEAFLHLFRKIGSFRGESAFSTWLHRLTVNLVLMHLRKKGLQLVSLEETINPSEEDSPKRDFGSRDSQLAGSVDRVALERAVASLPPGYRMVFVLHDVEGFEHNEIAQMLECSTGNSKSQLHKARLKLRELLRRPEPTTSTSQADLKEAAL
- a CDS encoding ThiF family adenylyltransferase, which gives rise to MHPLTPDSVFPRPVTSAPFAIDDQERYSRQILFPGIGLEGQRKLAQAHVSIVGCGATGAATASLLARAGIGTLTLIDRDFVEPSNLQRQVLFDEEDALQALPKAEAARRKIALFNSNVRVHAHIADLVPGNIDELLRDSQIILDATDNFETRYLINDFSVREGKPWIYAAAIGAYAATMNILPREETKNLPWEPTACLACIFPKPPSGPVETCDTSGILATAVNFAASIQVTEAFKFLTGQAHHMRRTMLSFDLWSSEQSEITTARPRKECTVCGHREFTHLAGTDRPHITLCGRNSVQIHEHHRPVDFAAMRDRLTPHGAVRFNDLLLRFERGPHTLTLFADGRAIVQGTTDITVARSLYARFIGS